A segment of the Pseudomonas versuta genome:
GGGACAGCACCTTCAATAGCCTGAGCGCCGAAGATGATCCGGCTCAAGCACTCAGCAGCTACATCCGGGCCAAGATGGAGTTCTCACGCCGCCAACCCGAGGCTTCGCGTGTATTTGCAATGGAAATCATCAGCGGTGGCGCCTGCCTGACCGAATACTTCACCCAGGACTACCGCACCTGGTTCCAGGGCCGCGCTGCCGTGTTTCAAGCCTGGATCGATGCCGGAAAGATGGACCCGGTCGACCCTGTACACCTGATCTTCCTGTTGTGGGGCAGTACCCAGCATTACGCCGATTTCGCGACACAAATCTGCCGCGTATCGGGGCGCACGCGCTTGACCAGGCAAGACATGCAAGACGCCAGCGATAACCTGATCCGTATCATCCTCAAAGGCTGCGGCCTGACGCCCACAGTCTAAGTCCGGAACCGACATGCCTTCGACCCTCGTGGATCTTTGCGAATACCGCGAAGAAATCCGAAAAAGCCGCTTTATCACGCTTGCCGCACCCATCACCAACGCCCGACAGGCACAGGACTTTATCGAGCTGCACAGCGACCTGAACGCCTCCCACAATTGCTGGGCCTGGAAACACGGTGATCAATATCGCAGCAGTGACGATGGCGAACCCGGCGGTACCGCTGGCCGGCCGATACTGTCAGCTATTGAGGCCCAGGACTGCGATCAGGTCGTGGTGCTGGTAATCCGCTGGTATGGCGGCATCCAGTTAGGGACCGGCGGCCTGGCTCGGGCATATGGCGGGGGCGCCAACAAATGCCTGCAAGGCGCAGAAAAACTGCCGCTGGTTAGCCGTGTAGCGCTGTACTGCTCCTGCAGCTTCGGCGAGCTGGCACTGATTAAACTGCGGTTAGCCGACTCAGGCGGCTTACTTGTCAATGAAACCTTCACCGGCAATGGGGTTGACCTGCACTTGGCACTGGCCGAAGAACAGATAGCCCCCCTGCAGCAGCAACTGGCCGATATCAGTCGCGGCAGGATTTTGTTGCACAGAAACGATCCCGCCACGGCGAAGTAAAAGCGTTCTATCCACACCCCCATACTTGCCCACAGTCACTGTGTACCCAGCTGTGGATAACCTGAGTACATACAGCTGCAGCCCTTATTCCACGGGCATCACACCGCTTTGTACATTTTTTGATCTGTTTTTCTCATGCTCAGCTAAATTTGTTTAAAAACAATTATTTAGCGGAGGTTATCGCGGTTAGAACAAAGCAGCCCAGTGCTTATATCTCTGCATCGAAGTTGCACACAGTAACTGTGGAACAACCTGTGGATAACCCGTGTAAATACCTCGCCGATTCAATCCCTGTAACGCCTGCTTACCTTTGTACGTTTTTTAACCAATCCAGTGCAAAGTGCACCCTGCCTCAACGCGTACTCAAACACTGCCGGGCCTGAAAAATAGTGCCCGTTCAAACCGCGAGGCTGGGCACCCGCACAACGATGGAGTAAAAACCCCTACGGTGAATTCCCTTTAGCTTTGGAAGGACGTTACTCATGACAGCAAAACATGCACTGATTATCGGAGCCTCACGCGGATTGGGTCTGGGTCTGGTTAAAGAGTTGCTCAAGGACGGCTGGAAAGTTACTGCCACCGTGCGTGATCTCCAGAAAGCCCAGGCCTTGAAATCACTGGGCCAGGTAAACATTGAGCAACTGGACATGGATAACTACCAGGCCATCAAGGCATTGAGCAACACATTGAACAACCAGGTCTTTGACCTGTTGTTCATCAATGCCGGTATCAAAGGCCCGGATGATCAATGGTCAGGTAACGCGACGCTGGCTGAGGTGGGTCAGCTGTTTTATACCAACAGCGTGGCGCCGATTAATCTGGCGAAAGAGTTTGTCAGCAAAATACGTAAAGACAGCGGCGTGCTGGCATTCATGAGTTCTGTACTGGGCAGCATTGCTGTACCGGACGCACCTGAATTGGCGCTCTACAAAGCCAGTAAGGCGGCGCTCAACTCCATGACCAACACCTTTGTGCATCATGAGCTGGGTGACAACAATCCCACTGTGCTCTCCATGCATCCGGGCTGGGTGAAAACCGACATGGGCGGTGAAGATGCCCAGATTGATGTCGAAACCAGCACCCGGGGCCTGGTGGAGCAAGTCAAAGCGTTCGCCGGTAAAGGTGGCCATCACTTCATCGACTATCAGGGGCAGACCATTCCCTGGTAACAAACAGCTGAGCCCTTCCCGACGGGATTGGCTCAGCTTCGGTTAAAGCCCCAACAACGAGAGCATGATGAACGTCGCAAACAGCACGAAATGCGTCATGCCCTCAATGGCATTGGTCTCGCCGTCATTGAGGTTGATTGCGCAAATCACCAGGGTAATCAGCACCATTACCGTCTGCACCGGAGTCATGGCCATCTGAAACGGCTGACCGGTATACAGTGCCATTCCCTCCATCACGGGTACTGTCAGAATCACAGTCGACAGTGACGCGCCCAACGCGACGTTAACCACCGACTGCATGCGATTGGCCAAGGCCGCACGCAAGGCAGTGAGGATTTCCGGCGCAGCCGAGATGGCAGCCACCAGAATCGCCGTGATCACCGGCGGCGCCCCCGTGCCCTCAAGGCCAAGGTCCAGGGTTTTGGACATCACCTCCGCCAACGCACCGATCACGATAACCCCCAGTGCCAGCACGGTAACGGACAGCTTGAGGTTGGCCGGCTCTGCTTGCGGCTCGTTTTTGCGGCGTTTCTTTTCCGGGTAGCTGTAGCTGAAGAAGTAACTGTGTGGCCCGACCTGCATCCGTAAAAACACGGTATAGAGCAACACCATCGCACCAATGGTGAAGGCTGAATAAATTTTCCAGTCTGCCTCGGGGATAAATTCCGGCACCACCATGGACACCCCCATGGCCGTCATAATCATCACGGTGTAGGTGCGGGCCGAATCATCGTTGTACGGCTGTTCGCCATGCTTGATCCCGCCCATCAGTGCTGCCAGACCCAGAATGCCGTTGATGTCGAGCATGACCGCGGAATAAATCGTGTCGCGCACCAGGGTCGGTGATGCTTCGTTGCTCATCATGATGGCCAGGATGACCACCTCAACCAGCACGGCGGACAACGTAAGGATCATCGTGCCATAGGGATCACCGACTTTTTCTGCCAGCACCTCAGCGTGATGAGCCACGCGCATCGAGGCACAAACAATCGCCGCAACCAGCACAACCCCTGCAATCAGGGCCGTAATCTGGCCGTTGCTCAGGAGCCAATGCTCCAGCGGGTAAGCCACCGCCACCATCACAATCGCCAGCAACAACAGTTTTTCGTCTTTCAATAGAGTCAGCATTGCGAACCTTTCGCCAGGGAACAAATACACGTTGATGGGTTACAGACTTCAGCAACTTGCTAACGTTTCGTTACATGTTAGTTCACAGACAAGCGCACCAAGCTCTGGCAGCCCTGGCGCCAGGTACGCTGCGACAAATAGCTTGGTCGGGTTTTACCAAATGTGTAGCAGCACCCCTGTAGAATGCTGCGATCTGCACCTGATTTAATGAGAAAACTTTTTATGTACGACTGGCTGAACGCCCTGCCAAAAGCGGAACTGCACATGCACCTTGAGGGATCTCTGGAGCCCGAATTGCTGTTCGCTCTGGCCGAGCGCAACAAGATCGCCTTGCCCTGGAACGACGTTGAAACCTTGCGCAAAGCGTATGCCTTCAACAACCTGCAAGAATTCCTCGACCTGTATTACAAGGGTGCCGACGTACTGCGCACTTCCCAGGATTTCTACGACCTGACCTGGGCGTACCTGCTGCGTTGCAAGGCGCAGAATGTGATTCATACCGAACCCTTCTTCGACCCGCAAACCCATACAGACCGCGGGATCCCCTTCGAAGTGGTGCTCAATGGCATCGCCAGTGCACTCAAGGACGGCGAGCAGCAGCTGGGGATCACCAGCGGTCTGATCCTGAGCTTTCTGCGCCACTTGAGCGAAGACGAGGCCGAAAAAACCCTCGACCAGGCATTGCCATTTCGCGAAGCATTTGTTGCCGTAGGCCTGGACAGCTCAGAAATGGGCCACCCGCCGAGCAAGTTCCAGCGAGTCTTTG
Coding sequences within it:
- a CDS encoding calcium:proton antiporter, which produces MLTLLKDEKLLLLAIVMVAVAYPLEHWLLSNGQITALIAGVVLVAAIVCASMRVAHHAEVLAEKVGDPYGTMILTLSAVLVEVVILAIMMSNEASPTLVRDTIYSAVMLDINGILGLAALMGGIKHGEQPYNDDSARTYTVMIMTAMGVSMVVPEFIPEADWKIYSAFTIGAMVLLYTVFLRMQVGPHSYFFSYSYPEKKRRKNEPQAEPANLKLSVTVLALGVIVIGALAEVMSKTLDLGLEGTGAPPVITAILVAAISAAPEILTALRAALANRMQSVVNVALGASLSTVILTVPVMEGMALYTGQPFQMAMTPVQTVMVLITLVICAINLNDGETNAIEGMTHFVLFATFIMLSLLGL
- a CDS encoding adenosine deaminase, with the protein product MYDWLNALPKAELHMHLEGSLEPELLFALAERNKIALPWNDVETLRKAYAFNNLQEFLDLYYKGADVLRTSQDFYDLTWAYLLRCKAQNVIHTEPFFDPQTHTDRGIPFEVVLNGIASALKDGEQQLGITSGLILSFLRHLSEDEAEKTLDQALPFREAFVAVGLDSSEMGHPPSKFQRVFDRARHEGFLTVAHAGEEGPPEYIWEALDLLKIQRIDHGVRAIEDERLMQRIIDEQIPLTVCPLSNTKLCVFDHMSQHNILDMLERGVKVTVNSDDPAYFGGYMTENFHALYTDLGMTQDQAKRLAQNSLDARLIKP
- a CDS encoding IMPACT family protein, translating into MPSTLVDLCEYREEIRKSRFITLAAPITNARQAQDFIELHSDLNASHNCWAWKHGDQYRSSDDGEPGGTAGRPILSAIEAQDCDQVVVLVIRWYGGIQLGTGGLARAYGGGANKCLQGAEKLPLVSRVALYCSCSFGELALIKLRLADSGGLLVNETFTGNGVDLHLALAEEQIAPLQQQLADISRGRILLHRNDPATAK
- a CDS encoding TetR/AcrR family transcriptional regulator; protein product: MTFEIPAHDGKPAGRIRQQNEEIILKAAEDEFARHGFKGTSMNAIALKAGLPKANLHYYFTNKLGLYIAVLSNIIELWDSTFNSLSAEDDPAQALSSYIRAKMEFSRRQPEASRVFAMEIISGGACLTEYFTQDYRTWFQGRAAVFQAWIDAGKMDPVDPVHLIFLLWGSTQHYADFATQICRVSGRTRLTRQDMQDASDNLIRIILKGCGLTPTV
- a CDS encoding SDR family oxidoreductase, translated to MTAKHALIIGASRGLGLGLVKELLKDGWKVTATVRDLQKAQALKSLGQVNIEQLDMDNYQAIKALSNTLNNQVFDLLFINAGIKGPDDQWSGNATLAEVGQLFYTNSVAPINLAKEFVSKIRKDSGVLAFMSSVLGSIAVPDAPELALYKASKAALNSMTNTFVHHELGDNNPTVLSMHPGWVKTDMGGEDAQIDVETSTRGLVEQVKAFAGKGGHHFIDYQGQTIPW